The following is a genomic window from Ictidomys tridecemlineatus isolate mIctTri1 chromosome 13, mIctTri1.hap1, whole genome shotgun sequence.
AGTTAATAGTTACTCAAGGTCATAAGATTATAATAGTTTATTTTCTGGTTTGtgccttttcatttaaaaagaaagtgtggctgtgtgtgtgtatttactctgaagaaatagtaaatgaaaaacTATCAATATAAAATTGAATTATTGAGTCTtcacttttagaagaaaatgttaCTAATGATGGAAGTTCTTAGAAATATCAGCTTACATTTACCTGCACGCCTGaattcccagctactcaggagcctgaagcaggagaattgcaagttcaaggctagcaagatcctgtctcaaagtacaattaaaaaaggacaggggatgtcactcagtggtaaagcaaaaggaaaatgaaacaaatcagCTTACCAAAAATTTGGACATAAAGTAAAATACTgttaattttttgtttccttctccttccctgttTCTTCCtactctaccttttaaaaatgtaggctCCAGGGGGCCACGAGCTGAGTTGTGACTTCTGGGAACTTATGGGGTTAGCCCCTGCTGGAGGAGCAGATAACTTAATCAATGAAGAATCTGATGTTGATGTCCAGCTGAACAATAGGCATATGATGATCCGAGGAGAAAATATGTCCAAAATCCTAAAAGCACGTTCCATGATCACCAGATGCTTCAGAGATCACTTCTTTGATAGGGGTTACTGTGAAGTAAGTGTGTGATGGTCATCTTTTGTAGATAGTACCTCTTTGCCATTTTGTGGTGAACAGTAGTGCTCAGGACAGACCTACATTTCCTCCTTCCATACAAATAGGTTACTCCTCCAACGTTGGTGCAGACGCAGGTAGAAGGTGGTGCCACGCTCTTCAAGCTTGACTATTTCGGGGAAGAGGCATTTTTGACTCAGTCCTCTCAGTTGTACCTGGAGACCTGCCTTCCATCCTTGGGAGATGTTTTTTGTATTGCACAGTCATACAGAGCAGAACAATCCAGAACACGAAGGCACCTGGCTGAGTATGCAGTtgtctttttggttttatttatatttagaaaatatcttgAGAAAAGAAATCTCTGTATTGATAAATGATGTCTGTGTGAAAAAAACCTGGTGGCTTATGAGAATAATGTAAGAACATGTTAAGTTTTGCCTCTTAAGCTACAGCTAAAATCTGTTTTTTCACTTTTCCTGGAGCTTTTAcatgttaagaaagaaaaaaaggaatctcTACTTGAGGTAAAGAGGTATTGAAAATGCTAATTGCAGAGTTGAGAATTGGTTAGTAGTGTTGGAATTTTACCTTTCTGGATAGTTTCCGAGTGTAAAAATTTTTACTTGAGAAAAACTTagtgtaaaaaaaagaaaaacaaaaaactcataaGTGTCTTGTCCTTCAGGTACACTCACGTGGAAGCTGAGTGCCCTTTCCTGACCTTTGAGGATCTCCTGAACAGATTGGAGGACTTGGTTTGTGATGTGGTAGATAGAGTCTTAAAATCACCGGCAGCAAGCATAGTGTATGACCTCAACCCGGTAGGTGAAGTGTTTTATGAAGGTAAACAAATCATAATCCTTTGTTGGAAGACAGTGAGTCTTCCTAGATTTTTGTAGATTTTATGGCTTGGCAAgctgaaataagtaaataataatttgaagacaaaattcaatattaatcattgtttgtaattttataatatttttaatgtgtatacAGAGGTTCATACATGTTTCTATTTTAGGAATGTTTACATGGTTTCTTAGtctgaaataatatttcataataataagtagttttgtgtgtgtgtgttaatagaAATTTTGGTTTTGTTAGTTTCTTTATGtactctctatttttcttttctcctgtagAACTTTAAACCCCCTAAACGGCCTTTCAAACGGATGAACTACTCAGATGCTATTGTGTGGCTAAAAGAACACAATGTAAAGAAAGAAGATGGGACTTTCTATGAATTTGGAGAAGTATGTATTCctttctcatctttctttctAAGGTAGTAGTGTGCTGAAGTGGATTGCAGTTGCTGCTAAATTAACTAGTAATCTGGAGGGAATCTGCTTGTCctcaaataaatgataataacagAGCCTGCTTCTTGGATTGTCTGCGGGTGCATTGTAGAGTGAGCCTTAGAACAGTGCCATTTTTGTAGTACGCCACAAATAACTAGCAAGTTTTTAGCCTTCAAATATCATCCTTTGTCTCCCCATGATCATTCCTCAGCCTCTAGGTAAAAACTCTACTCATAATCCACTAGCCTGGCAGAAGTGTTCTAGAAAATTATGAAGCCTTTGAAATTAAATGCAATATTTTGGTATGtgtataaatttgtttttctggcATTTCCAAAagggattcattcattcattccaaaaCAGATTTACAACTCCTTCCCATGGAAGGAGATTCAAAAAGAAGAGAGCCATTGTTTAAGATGCAAAACTGAGAGAGAGGGCTTTGATGGAGAAGCTTTCAGTACGAAGGTTTAGCCTAGTAATCTCCCTCCCAGCATGCCTTGGGAGTGTGGATTGGCAACAGTGTTCCAGGCCTTAGTTTCTGTGTAATTGTCCTTACATAATATTTGCAGATCTAGTTGTTTCACAAGTGAAATGTGAGTAGCTGCTACCaactagttttgttttgattttttagaaGGAATTTATACAGAGGATAAAGAGTATACTATCTCTATAAATCACCCTATCTTGGGACTTTGGTTTGTTATGTATAATAGCACAATTTTGAATTGAAATCTTGAGTGACTGATTTGTATACCTAGTGCTTAACAGCATTATTGAATAGAAAGAATACAAGCTGTAGAGTCAGAACATGTCCATCTCCTACGTGGGCTTAGCTCTTGCCTCTGCTCTGATCTGTTGTACAGCTGAAGGCCATTGACCCCGTCTGATTCTTCTCTCCTATGGAGGCAATGTCCTCTTGTAAAGGTTGTGGGAACTAAATAAGCTAAATGTCTAGCAGGGTCCCTGGCACAGGGACCATGTCAGCTTGTATTGTACATTGCTCTCATCACATACACACAAGGGCACTAGAATATATAAATGGTTTTCAGGTGTGCAGTAAGACCCCACACCTCCTAACTTAATGTTACACAGATCCCCAGAATGAAAAGTAGCACAAGCTAAGAGACAAGCACTCTCCCGCTCATCTTATCCCCTTTGGCACCTCAGAGGGCCTGGGGCTCCAGCAACTGGAGCTGAAACAGCTATGCCAGGTGATTGCTCAGCTTTCTTTCTGATTTAATATTAAACAAACCAATGAGTCTTGTTCAAACCTCAATCAGTTTTTAGAAGGATAAGAGTTTTCAATTTTAACTTGAAAACTCTGTGGTTTACTAAAGGATGTTTTAAGAGAAATAGTCACTTGGTTTATCATCTTTTTTCTTGGCTAACTATTCCAGATGTGATAGCATTTTAGGGGGgtgggggtactggagattaaactcaggggcactcaacccctgagccacattaccagccctgttttgcatttaatttagagacggggtctcactgagttgcttagtacctcgcttttgctgaggctggctttgaatttgcaatcctcctgcctcagcctcctgagttgctgggatcacaggcagctGTGATAGCACTTATAAACTTTATATTGTTTGTCTTATAATGTTTTACTACTATTGAAGGTATAACTTTATAATAGGAAAGGAGTTCAGATAACAGGAGAATTTAAAGATTAGTGTCATTAATAATGTACTCTGTGGAGGTCAGGGTGTTATGGAGCATTGACAGATTACCTTGGTCTAAAGTAGACCATGACTTTAAAACTTGGTAAACTGGCCACTGAGAAAATAACTGAGCAGGATCTAGTCACAGCttagagatttttgtttgttggtgaGGCAGGATTTGTTCCTCAAGCTGAGACATACTAAAGGAGAAGGCACATCTTTTTAtggtttatttaataattgtgtgaatctataaaatgtttatttcttttttgaaagaaattactTCTTATGTGGATGTGTATGGGTTGGGTTGGTGTTTATCTCCATTGTATTGTGTGCATAAGAAGAAGGGCTGTGCAAAGGGAAagagctgcttctctctggtTGCATTTCCAGTCGTAAATGTTAATGAAGTCTTTTTAACCTCAGGATATCCCAGAAGCTCCTGAGAGACTAATGACAGACACCATTAATGAACCAATCTTGCTGTGTCGATTTCCTGTGGAGATCAAGTCCTTCTACATGCAGCGATGTCCTGAGGATTCCCGCCTTACTGAATCTGTTAGTTTGTGACTCAGAGATTATTAGAATTATGGTTTTTAAGGGAGTGGGGACTGTCCTTTGGAATAAGGTACTACTTGGGGCAAATATTTTGTAAATCTAGAATGATAGTAATACTTGTGGTTCATTTCCTCCCCTGATTTGGGTTAACATGCTTCAACAGGGAATTTgaataatatttgaattttgcATGATTATTGTGCTTCTTTTAACAATAGGAGGTTAATTGTAGTTTTTATTCAAACCTCACAGCAAAGCCATGTaattgtgcattttatttttccttgtatttAAAGGTTGACGTGTTGATGCCCAATGTTGGTGAGATTGTGGGAGGCTCAATGCGTATCTGGGATAGTGAAGAAATTCTGGCAGGTTATAAAAGGGAAGGGATTGACCCCACTCCT
Proteins encoded in this region:
- the Nars1 gene encoding asparagine--tRNA ligase, cytoplasmic isoform X1, producing the protein MSLEVTRATAGMVLAELYVSDREGNDATGDGTKEKPFKTGLKALMTVGKEPFPTIYVDSQKENERWDIISKSQMKNIRKMWHREQMKSESREKKEAEDNLRREKNLEEAKKITIKNDPSLPEPQCVKIHALEGYRGQRVKVFGWVHRLRRQGKNLMFLVLRDGTGYLQCVLSDELCQCYNGVVLSTESSVAVYGMLNLTPKGKQAPGGHELSCDFWELMGLAPAGGADNLINEESDVDVQLNNRHMMIRGENMSKILKARSMITRCFRDHFFDRGYCEVTPPTLVQTQVEGGATLFKLDYFGEEAFLTQSSQLYLETCLPSLGDVFCIAQSYRAEQSRTRRHLAEYTHVEAECPFLTFEDLLNRLEDLVCDVVDRVLKSPAASIVYDLNPNFKPPKRPFKRMNYSDAIVWLKEHNVKKEDGTFYEFGEDIPEAPERLMTDTINEPILLCRFPVEIKSFYMQRCPEDSRLTESVDVLMPNVGEIVGGSMRIWDSEEILAGYKREGIDPTPYYWYTDQRKYGTCPHGGYGLGLERFLTWILNRYHIRDVCLYPRFVQRCKP
- the Nars1 gene encoding asparagine--tRNA ligase, cytoplasmic isoform X2; translated protein: MSLEVTRATAGMVLELYVSDREGNDATGDGTKEKPFKTGLKALMTVGKEPFPTIYVDSQKENERWDIISKSQMKNIRKMWHREQMKSESREKKEAEDNLRREKNLEEAKKITIKNDPSLPEPQCVKIHALEGYRGQRVKVFGWVHRLRRQGKNLMFLVLRDGTGYLQCVLSDELCQCYNGVVLSTESSVAVYGMLNLTPKGKQAPGGHELSCDFWELMGLAPAGGADNLINEESDVDVQLNNRHMMIRGENMSKILKARSMITRCFRDHFFDRGYCEVTPPTLVQTQVEGGATLFKLDYFGEEAFLTQSSQLYLETCLPSLGDVFCIAQSYRAEQSRTRRHLAEYTHVEAECPFLTFEDLLNRLEDLVCDVVDRVLKSPAASIVYDLNPNFKPPKRPFKRMNYSDAIVWLKEHNVKKEDGTFYEFGEDIPEAPERLMTDTINEPILLCRFPVEIKSFYMQRCPEDSRLTESVDVLMPNVGEIVGGSMRIWDSEEILAGYKREGIDPTPYYWYTDQRKYGTCPHGGYGLGLERFLTWILNRYHIRDVCLYPRFVQRCKP